In Streptomyces thermolilacinus SPC6, a single genomic region encodes these proteins:
- a CDS encoding alpha/beta hydrolase produces MRRFKRTLVAAALATTVVAGTAGWASGTAQQAMAGPPPGTSAWLADRSLGRPLPDPDRSTPAEVAAFFRGLDAAQRHRLVRRHPGVVGNVDGVPVALRYEANALSASRDGRYAHLAGRRLLAFDPRGRGLVAEVFGDLERSRHVAVVVPGSDIDAGSYDRARSPYGAPAGMARQLRAATGGRTAVIAWAGYTTPVGVGVDAATGGLAEAGSERLARLTDGLAATGAPAPSLFCHSYGSVVCGLAAAEAKAKDVVVLGSPGMRAANVAELGTTARVWAAKAPADWISKVPKVTFLGLGHGADPAAESFGARRIPADDARGHDGYFAPGTSSLRTFAAIAQGVAA; encoded by the coding sequence ATGCGCCGTTTCAAGAGGACTCTGGTGGCCGCCGCGCTGGCGACGACCGTCGTCGCCGGGACCGCCGGATGGGCGTCGGGGACGGCCCAGCAGGCCATGGCGGGCCCGCCGCCGGGGACATCGGCGTGGCTGGCCGACAGATCGCTGGGCCGGCCGCTGCCGGACCCTGACCGGTCCACCCCGGCCGAGGTCGCCGCGTTCTTCCGGGGCCTGGACGCGGCACAGCGGCACCGGCTCGTCCGGCGGCACCCGGGCGTCGTGGGCAATGTGGACGGGGTCCCGGTGGCTCTGCGGTACGAGGCGAACGCCCTCTCCGCTTCACGTGACGGGCGGTACGCGCACCTCGCCGGCCGTCGTCTCCTCGCCTTCGACCCGCGCGGCCGGGGCCTGGTCGCCGAGGTGTTCGGGGATTTGGAGCGCAGCCGCCATGTGGCGGTCGTGGTGCCGGGTTCCGACATCGACGCGGGGTCGTACGACCGGGCCCGCTCCCCGTACGGCGCTCCGGCAGGGATGGCCCGGCAGCTGCGGGCGGCGACGGGCGGGCGTACGGCGGTGATCGCCTGGGCCGGTTACACGACGCCGGTCGGCGTGGGCGTCGACGCGGCGACCGGCGGCCTCGCCGAGGCGGGGTCAGAGCGGCTGGCCCGGCTCACCGACGGGCTCGCCGCGACGGGCGCCCCGGCCCCGTCGCTGTTCTGCCACAGCTACGGCTCCGTGGTGTGCGGGCTCGCCGCGGCGGAGGCGAAGGCCAAGGACGTGGTGGTCCTCGGCTCGCCCGGTATGCGCGCGGCGAACGTCGCGGAGCTGGGTACGACAGCGCGGGTGTGGGCCGCCAAGGCTCCGGCCGACTGGATATCCAAGGTGCCCAAGGTGACGTTCCTGGGCCTGGGCCATGGGGCGGACCCGGCGGCCGAGTCGTTCGGTGCCCGGCGAATACCGGCCGACGACGCCCGGGGCCACGACGGGTACTTCGCGCCGGGCACCAGCTCGCTGCGGACGTTCGCCGCGATCGCCCAGGGGGTGGCCGCGTGA
- a CDS encoding aldo/keto reductase: MTTEEKIPQSRLGSTGPMVGVQGLGAMGMSEFYGDTDEAAARDTLDAALEAGVTLIDTADIYGRGANEEFLAPFVAAHRDEITLATKFAIVRTDEALYRGVRNDPAYIRTAVEDSLRRLGVEVIDLYYMHRRDPDVPLAESVGAMADLVRQGKVKHLGLSEVTGDELREAHAVHPIAALQSEWSLFSRDVEESAVPAAAELGVALVPYSPLGRGFLTGAFTDAFQDLSDGDFRRTQPRFSGDNARSNAALLEPIRSLAAAHGATLAQIALAWVHQRAAVHGLPVVPIPGTRKRERLLENTAATRIVLTDSELDLLEPIAAQVAGSRYSDMSLTSAAREN; this comes from the coding sequence ATGACCACGGAAGAGAAGATCCCCCAGTCACGGCTCGGCTCGACGGGCCCGATGGTCGGCGTCCAGGGCCTGGGCGCCATGGGCATGAGCGAGTTCTACGGCGACACGGACGAGGCCGCCGCCCGCGACACCCTCGACGCCGCCCTCGAAGCGGGCGTCACCCTCATCGACACCGCCGACATCTACGGACGCGGAGCCAACGAGGAGTTCCTCGCCCCGTTCGTCGCCGCCCACCGCGACGAGATCACCCTGGCCACCAAGTTCGCCATCGTCCGCACCGACGAGGCCCTCTACCGGGGCGTCCGCAACGACCCCGCGTACATCAGGACCGCCGTCGAGGACAGCCTGCGCCGCCTCGGCGTCGAGGTCATCGACCTGTACTACATGCACCGCCGCGACCCGGACGTCCCGCTCGCCGAATCCGTCGGCGCGATGGCCGACCTCGTCCGCCAGGGCAAGGTCAAGCACCTGGGCCTCAGCGAGGTGACCGGCGACGAACTGCGCGAGGCCCACGCCGTGCACCCCATCGCCGCCCTCCAGTCCGAGTGGTCGCTGTTCTCCCGCGACGTGGAGGAGAGCGCCGTCCCCGCCGCGGCCGAACTCGGCGTCGCCCTCGTCCCCTACTCGCCGCTCGGCCGCGGCTTCCTCACGGGCGCGTTCACCGACGCCTTCCAGGACCTCTCCGACGGCGACTTCCGCCGCACCCAGCCCCGGTTCTCCGGCGACAACGCCCGCAGCAACGCGGCCCTCCTCGAACCGATCCGCTCCCTCGCCGCCGCCCACGGCGCCACCCTCGCCCAGATCGCCCTGGCCTGGGTGCACCAGCGTGCCGCCGTCCACGGCCTGCCCGTCGTTCCCATCCCCGGCACCCGCAAGCGCGAGCGTCTCCTGGAGAACACCGCCGCCACCCGCATCGTCCTCACCGACTCCGAACTCGACCTCCTCGAACCCATCGCCGCCCAGGTCGCCGGCAGCCGCTACTCCGACATGTCCCTCACCTCCGCCGCCCGCGAGAACTAG
- a CDS encoding acyltransferase family protein yields MKLVHRIEQRTPAHRDRAVDGLRALALLAVPTGHWLLGGFTLDAEGAIHNASPLSAFGFLAPASWVLQMLGVFFLVGGYASVLSYRRRPGGTGEWLRGRVARLGRPVLGVTAVWATLIAAGSLAGIPDDTLRTGATLVVQPLWFVGVYTVITALTPWCGRASRAMGAWAAAPLLGSVAVVDVLRYGPYAEAMPSWLSVLNVLPGWLFAYQLGVSWGERRIGRREAWMLLVGGVALFAVLLAVFHYPASMVGVPGEARTNSHPPSLLVLALASAQSGAAILLRDRLAALLRRPALWAPVVVVNLSAMTILCWHQTAMLVAAVPASLTVGEVPGLTTAPDTLGWIAARVAWLPVFAVLLALIARYARVLEAPWRTATRTRRAAAGVLAAGFMVFALGLA; encoded by the coding sequence GTGAAGCTCGTCCACCGCATCGAACAGCGCACACCGGCCCATCGCGACCGGGCCGTGGACGGGCTTCGGGCCCTGGCACTGCTGGCCGTGCCGACCGGGCACTGGCTGCTCGGCGGGTTCACCCTGGACGCCGAGGGGGCGATCCACAACGCGAGTCCGCTGTCGGCGTTCGGATTCCTCGCGCCCGCCAGCTGGGTCCTCCAGATGCTCGGTGTCTTCTTCCTCGTCGGGGGTTACGCCTCCGTGCTCTCCTACCGGCGCAGGCCGGGCGGCACCGGGGAGTGGCTGCGCGGCAGGGTCGCCCGGCTCGGCCGGCCCGTGCTGGGAGTCACCGCCGTGTGGGCCACGCTGATAGCGGCCGGTTCGCTGGCGGGCATACCGGACGACACCCTGCGGACCGGGGCGACGCTGGTCGTCCAGCCCCTGTGGTTCGTGGGCGTCTACACGGTGATCACCGCTCTGACCCCCTGGTGTGGGCGGGCCTCGCGGGCCATGGGGGCGTGGGCGGCGGCGCCGCTGCTCGGGTCCGTCGCCGTGGTCGATGTGCTGCGGTACGGGCCGTACGCCGAGGCCATGCCGTCATGGCTGAGCGTGCTCAATGTGCTGCCGGGCTGGCTGTTCGCCTACCAGTTGGGGGTGTCATGGGGGGAGCGCCGGATCGGCCGACGGGAGGCCTGGATGCTGCTCGTCGGCGGCGTGGCCCTCTTCGCGGTGCTGCTGGCCGTGTTCCACTACCCGGCGTCGATGGTGGGCGTGCCCGGTGAGGCGCGTACCAACTCGCACCCGCCGTCGCTTCTGGTCCTGGCCCTGGCGTCAGCCCAGAGCGGCGCCGCGATCCTGCTCCGCGACCGGCTCGCGGCGCTGCTGCGGCGGCCCGCCCTGTGGGCGCCGGTCGTGGTGGTCAACCTGTCGGCGATGACGATCCTGTGCTGGCATCAGACGGCGATGCTCGTGGCGGCCGTGCCCGCGTCCCTGACCGTCGGCGAGGTGCCGGGGCTGACCACGGCGCCGGACACGCTGGGGTGGATAGCGGCGCGGGTGGCATGGCTGCCGGTTTTCGCGGTGCTGCTGGCGCTGATAGCCCGGTACGCGCGGGTGCTCGAAGCGCCGTGGAGGACGGCCACCAGGACGCGCCGTGCGGCGGCGGGCGTCCTGGCGGCCGGTTTCATGGTCTTCGCCCTGGGCCTGGCCTGA
- a CDS encoding PucR family transcriptional regulator: MPDPAVNDAHPHAATLKRLEQSSGRLAASAIARMDETLPWYRAMPPENRSWIGLVAQAGIAAFTEWFRHPETPQAISTDVFGTAPRELTRAITLRQTVEMVRTTIEVMESAIEEVAAPGDESVLREALLVYAREIAFATAQVYAQAAEARGAWDARLESLVVNAVLSGEADEGAVSRAAALGWNSPEHVCVILGTAPDGDSELTVEAIRRAARHAKLQVLTGVLGDRLVVIAGGSDNPLAVAKALIGPYAAGPVVAGPVVPDLLAATRSAQAAAAGLKACSAWQDAPRPVLADDLLPERAIASDPSARQQLVEEIYRPLEEAGSALLETLSVYLEQASSLEGAARMLFVHPNTVRYRLRRVTDVTGWSPSDVRSAFTLRIALILGRLADSEA; this comes from the coding sequence GTGCCTGATCCCGCAGTGAACGACGCCCACCCGCACGCAGCGACCCTGAAACGACTCGAACAGTCCTCCGGGCGGCTCGCCGCCAGCGCCATCGCGCGCATGGACGAGACGCTGCCGTGGTACCGGGCGATGCCCCCGGAGAACCGCTCCTGGATCGGCCTGGTCGCGCAGGCCGGTATCGCCGCGTTCACCGAGTGGTTCCGGCACCCGGAGACCCCGCAGGCCATCTCCACCGACGTGTTCGGCACGGCGCCGCGCGAGCTGACCCGGGCGATCACCCTGCGCCAGACCGTCGAGATGGTCCGCACGACCATCGAGGTCATGGAGTCGGCCATCGAGGAGGTCGCCGCCCCCGGCGACGAGTCGGTGCTCCGCGAGGCGCTGCTCGTCTACGCGCGGGAGATCGCCTTCGCGACGGCGCAGGTGTACGCGCAGGCGGCCGAGGCGCGCGGCGCGTGGGACGCCCGGCTGGAGTCCCTCGTCGTGAACGCGGTGCTGTCGGGCGAGGCCGACGAGGGCGCCGTCAGCAGGGCCGCCGCCCTCGGCTGGAACTCGCCGGAACACGTGTGCGTGATCCTCGGCACCGCCCCGGACGGCGACAGCGAGCTGACCGTCGAGGCGATCCGCCGGGCCGCCCGCCACGCGAAGCTCCAGGTCCTCACCGGGGTGCTCGGCGACCGCCTGGTGGTGATCGCGGGCGGCAGCGACAACCCGCTGGCCGTGGCGAAGGCGCTGATCGGCCCGTACGCGGCGGGGCCCGTCGTGGCCGGTCCGGTCGTACCGGATCTGCTGGCGGCGACCCGGTCCGCGCAGGCGGCGGCGGCCGGTCTGAAGGCCTGCTCGGCATGGCAGGACGCGCCCCGGCCGGTCCTCGCGGACGATCTCCTGCCGGAGCGCGCGATCGCGTCGGACCCTTCCGCCAGGCAACAGTTGGTGGAGGAGATCTACAGACCGCTGGAGGAGGCCGGATCGGCGCTCCTGGAGACCCTGAGCGTCTACCTGGAGCAGGCGAGTAGCCTCGAAGGGGCCGCCCGGATGCTGTTCGTCCACCCCAACACCGTGCGCTACCGGCTCCGACGTGTGACCGATGTCACCGGCTGGTCGCCCTCGGATGTACGGTCGGCTTTCACACTGCGGATCGCACTGATCCTGGGGCGTCTCGCCGACAGCGAGGCGTAG
- a CDS encoding pirin family protein produces the protein MMSIHRAGDRYRGGDPDAGIETRHAFSFGPHYDPDNLRFGALIACNEERLAPGAGFDEHPHSHTEIVTWVVEGELTHRDSAGHATLVRPGDVQHLCSAGGVRHVERNDGAEPLVFVQMWLAPLEPGGEPSYEIVRGLADGAPASYAVPAAGAVLHVRRPDAGERTAVPDGDLVYVHVVRGDVRLAVGGEAAGTPRSGDAEAPGPPRAGSADLSPAAGVDLSPGDAARVTDPRDVHLTALTPAEVLLWHMAHPGRR, from the coding sequence GTGATGTCCATACACAGGGCCGGGGACCGCTACCGGGGCGGCGACCCGGACGCCGGGATCGAGACCCGGCACGCCTTCTCGTTCGGCCCGCACTACGACCCGGACAACCTCCGCTTCGGCGCGCTCATCGCCTGCAACGAGGAGCGGCTCGCTCCCGGAGCCGGGTTCGACGAGCACCCGCACAGTCACACCGAGATCGTCACCTGGGTCGTGGAGGGCGAGCTGACGCACCGCGACTCGGCCGGGCACGCGACGCTGGTCCGCCCCGGCGACGTCCAGCACCTGTGTTCGGCCGGTGGCGTGCGGCACGTGGAGCGCAACGACGGCGCCGAGCCGCTGGTCTTCGTCCAGATGTGGCTCGCCCCGCTGGAGCCCGGCGGCGAACCGTCGTACGAGATCGTCCGCGGCCTCGCCGACGGCGCCCCGGCCTCGTACGCCGTGCCCGCCGCGGGCGCGGTCCTCCACGTCCGCCGCCCGGACGCGGGGGAGCGGACCGCCGTCCCGGACGGGGACCTCGTGTACGTCCACGTGGTGCGCGGCGACGTGCGGCTGGCCGTCGGCGGGGAGGCGGCGGGGACGCCACGGTCCGGCGACGCCGAGGCGCCGGGCCCGCCGCGGGCCGGTTCGGCGGACTTGTCACCGGCCGCCGGGGTTGACCTGTCGCCGGGCGACGCGGCCCGCGTCACCGACCCGCGCGACGTACACCTGACCGCCCTGACCCCCGCCGAGGTCCTCCTCTGGCACATGGCCCACCCGGGACGGCGGTGA
- a CDS encoding MerR family transcriptional regulator, translating into MTVIESTPAAARTRDVCAAPPPRHPRPDGQDHYTISEVAAWTGLTAHTLRWYERIGLMPHVDRSATGQRRFTNRDLDWLTLVGKLRLTGMPVAAMVRYAELVRAGEHTFDERRQLLETTRRDVLARITELHETLAVLDYKIDHYAGARPAPERATR; encoded by the coding sequence ATGACGGTGATCGAGAGCACTCCGGCGGCCGCCCGGACCCGCGATGTCTGCGCCGCCCCACCGCCCCGCCACCCCCGCCCCGACGGACAGGACCACTACACGATCAGCGAGGTCGCCGCATGGACGGGCCTCACCGCCCACACCCTGCGCTGGTACGAACGCATCGGCCTGATGCCCCACGTGGACCGGTCCGCCACCGGGCAGCGCCGCTTCACCAACCGGGACCTGGACTGGCTGACGCTCGTCGGCAAACTGCGGCTGACCGGCATGCCCGTCGCCGCGATGGTCCGCTACGCCGAACTCGTCCGCGCCGGCGAGCACACCTTCGACGAGCGGCGTCAACTCCTCGAAACCACCCGCCGCGACGTCCTCGCCCGCATCACCGAGCTCCACGAGACCCTCGCCGTACTCGACTACAAGATCGACCACTACGCGGGCGCCCGACCGGCGCCGGAAAGGGCCACACGATGA
- a CDS encoding response regulator — protein MTIRVIIVDDQAMVRAGFAALLSAQPDIDVVGEAPDGRAGVEVGRSTHPDVVLMDVRMPEMDGLAAARELLNPPPGVTHRPKVLMLTTFDVDDYVYEALRAGASGFLLKDAPPADLIAAVRVVAGGEALLAPSVTRRLIEDFAARGPSPRKERSVRLNGLTPRETEVLELVARGLSNQEIAAQLVLAEQTVKTHIGRVLAKLGLRDRAQAVVFAYESGLVTPGETV, from the coding sequence GTGACCATCCGCGTGATCATCGTTGACGACCAGGCCATGGTGAGGGCCGGATTCGCCGCGCTGTTGTCGGCGCAGCCCGACATCGACGTCGTGGGTGAGGCCCCGGACGGGCGGGCCGGTGTCGAGGTGGGCCGGTCCACGCACCCCGACGTGGTGCTGATGGACGTGCGCATGCCGGAGATGGACGGGCTCGCGGCGGCACGTGAGCTGCTGAATCCGCCGCCCGGTGTGACGCACCGGCCGAAGGTCCTCATGCTGACGACGTTCGACGTGGACGACTACGTGTACGAGGCGCTGCGCGCCGGGGCGTCCGGCTTCCTCCTCAAGGACGCTCCGCCTGCCGACCTGATCGCCGCCGTGCGGGTGGTGGCGGGCGGCGAGGCGCTGCTCGCCCCGTCGGTGACGCGGCGGCTGATCGAGGACTTCGCCGCCCGGGGCCCCTCTCCCCGCAAGGAGCGCTCCGTACGGCTGAACGGTCTGACTCCGCGTGAGACGGAGGTCCTGGAGCTGGTTGCCCGCGGCCTGTCGAACCAGGAGATCGCCGCGCAACTCGTCCTCGCGGAGCAGACGGTGAAGACGCACATCGGGCGGGTCCTCGCCAAGCTCGGCCTGCGCGACCGGGCGCAGGCGGTGGTGTTCGCCTACGAGTCGGGGCTCGTCACCCCTGGGGAGACGGTCTGA
- a CDS encoding serine hydrolase domain-containing protein translates to MQSLAMIENWPVPTAAAAVVRADGTLAGAHGPTERRFPLASVTKPLAAYAVLVAYEEGAVELDEPAGPEGSTVRHLLAHTSGLAFDEHRVMAAPGTRRIYSNAGFEVLADHVAKATDIPFAEYLRQAVLEPLGMTRTALEGSAAKDAVSTVDDLVRFAAEVQAPRLLDARTVLEAMTVVHPGLTGILPGYGHQRPNDWGLGFEIRDGKSPHWTGGSSSPRTFGHFGQSGTFLWVDPDAGAACVALTDRAFGPWAIEAWPSFTDAVLAELRGGPAA, encoded by the coding sequence ATGCAGAGCCTGGCGATGATCGAGAACTGGCCCGTGCCGACCGCGGCCGCCGCAGTCGTCCGCGCGGACGGCACGCTCGCGGGGGCCCACGGGCCGACGGAGCGGCGGTTTCCGCTGGCCTCGGTGACGAAGCCGCTCGCCGCGTACGCGGTGCTCGTCGCCTACGAGGAGGGCGCCGTCGAGCTGGACGAGCCGGCCGGGCCCGAGGGCTCGACGGTGCGGCACCTGCTGGCGCACACCTCGGGCCTCGCGTTCGACGAGCACCGGGTGATGGCGGCGCCGGGCACCCGGCGGATCTACTCGAACGCGGGCTTCGAGGTGCTGGCGGACCACGTGGCGAAGGCCACCGACATCCCGTTCGCGGAGTACCTGCGCCAGGCGGTGCTGGAGCCGCTCGGGATGACGCGCACGGCGCTGGAGGGTTCGGCCGCGAAGGACGCGGTGTCGACGGTCGACGACCTCGTGCGGTTCGCCGCGGAGGTGCAGGCGCCCCGGCTGCTGGACGCGCGGACGGTGCTGGAGGCGATGACGGTCGTCCACCCGGGCCTGACCGGCATCCTCCCCGGCTACGGGCACCAGCGGCCCAACGACTGGGGGCTCGGCTTCGAGATCCGGGACGGCAAGTCGCCGCACTGGACGGGCGGTTCGTCGTCGCCCCGGACGTTCGGGCACTTCGGGCAGTCGGGCACGTTCCTGTGGGTGGACCCGGACGCCGGGGCGGCGTGCGTGGCGCTGACGGACCGGGCGTTCGGCCCGTGGGCCATCGAGGCGTGGCCGTCCTTCACCGACGCGGTCCTCGCCGAACTCCGCGGCGGCCCGGCGGCGTGA